GTGATGCGGAGGAAACCGCCCTGGAGGGTGAGGCGGAGACGGATCTCCTGAGTTCCGCTGTGGAGGAGTGCGTTCGTCAGCAGTTCGGAGACGATCAGCATGGCCTCGTCCATCAGCTCCTCGCAGCCGCCGAACCGGAGCTTCGCCGCAGCCATCCGGCGCAGGGTCCCGATGCGCCATACGTCTTGGTCACGGGGTGGCGCGTCACCGCGGCGCGGAACAACCCGGATGCGTTCGTCCATCAGGTCTCCATCGCGGCGGAGCCCGGCGCCGAGCGTCCATACGGCTGTCGTCGTCATCACGTCCTCTGGGGGGAGCGCGGGGCCGACCGAAACAGGCGTGCCTGGGAGCTGTTGCAGTGCAGTAGGAGCGAGGTGGGCACTTCCTGGGCGGCGTCAACAAGGGCGCGCCGACAGGTGCGCCGCTGGGCCGCACTGGGCTTCATCGTCATGGTCGGCTCCATGTCGAAAGGCGAGTGACGACATGGTGCAGGCACAACAAGGCCCCAACTATCATGAGTTGGTGATAGTTGGGGCCAAAGGTTGACGCTCTGCGACTAACGGCTGGTCGACAGCCAGGAGCCGTAGGACAGGAAACTCTCCGGAAGCCGACGGTGCGCGGCTTCCAGGCCAGCGTAGGTCTCCCGGACGGTCGGATGATATTTCGCCTGCTGCGGTGCCGTCTTCCTGGCCTTGAGCAGGCTCTGGAACGACTCCTCGAGCTGGTTGGTCCACATCTGCGCGCGGGCGACCTCGGCCCAGTGGTGGCTGGTCCGGGACTTCGGCCAGTCCTTCGGGATGACCAGGCCATCACTCGCTTCCACGGCCTCGCCGTACTGGTCGAGTTCGGCGAGCACAGAGACCCTGTGCACCTTCACGTTGGTCGGGCCGAAGGCGAGCCAATGCACCTTTACGGACTCGCCAGTCACGGCGGCGATCCGCTCCGCCTCCGCCAGGTGTGCGAGCGCCTGGTCCTCGTTGTGCGCGCGGCCGGCCATGACCGACGCACCGAGGTGCAACTGCCCCGTGACGACCTGCCGCTCGTGCGAATCGTCGGCCTGCCCCAACGTCGACAGGCCGAGGTCGACGAGTCGCTGCCCCGTGCGGTACTTGCCCTCTCGCAGGTAGGTGAGGGCGCGCAGGTACTGGTACATGCCACCGACGACAGCGTCGGAGCCACGCTGTGCCGCCCAGTCCATACGGGCCAGAGAGAGCTGCGCCAAGTCCGTGAAGCCGAGCTTCGCAGCAACGTCGTAGGCGGTGCGGTAGAGGGAAGCCAGAGTCAGCCACCCGTCGGTGCCGCCGTGTGCATGGGCCGCGGTGGTGGCCTCCTCGATGAGACCCGCAACGTTGCTGGCGACCTTCTTGATCTCGCCCGCGCGGACCGCCGCGCACAGCGCCTCTGCCTCGTTGCGCAACTCGCCAATGCGCCGCGGCCGGATGTCGGGATCGGGGCCCAGGTCGTACACGTCCAGGGCCTCGCGGATCGGCCTTATCAGGACGTCGAGTTCGTCGGCGCGCAACTCGTCGGCATAGGGCTGGCCAACGATCGTAGAGACCTCCACGCGCATCGCTCGGGCGCATGCTGCGATCACGTGCGGGGTGGCCGGCAGGACGCCCTGTTCCGTCTTGGTCAGTGTGCTGTACGGGACCCCTGAGAGTTCCGAGAGGTCTTTTTGGGTGAGGTGGCGTTCACGGCGCAGACGCGCGATCCGTACGCCGGTGTGGTCTTCGGGCAGAGCGTGCATACTGGCTCCTGTTCTGCTTCGACACCAGAACGGTACCCCGCGATCGGCTTCGCGGGGCTGCGAGAACCCCGCTCCTCTCCTGGAGCGGGGTTCTGCGTTGATGGCCCGTCGCTTCGTGTTGTGCGCGGGTACCTTCGCGGAGAGCTTGCTCTTTCCGGTAGCCTGCGCCGGGCGTGCGTAGACCGTGCGAGGGATAGACGATTCCCTGGCCCAGGAGCCGAGCCCTCGAGTTCCTGGTCTGTGGCCTGGTTCTCGGCGAGGTCGGTAGCGCCGCCCGCTCCCGCTTCGCCTGATGTGATCGTGGTAGTGCTGCATGGTGATCAGTTCGGGGGTGAAGCCCTCGCGGGCCGCACGGTCGCGGTCTCGTTTGGTCGAGCCGAGGTAACGGGGCCTGATTGGCGGTTGCGTGCACGCGGTCCCCAGCGACGCCGACGGGGAGGAGGCGATGCACCCTCGGGGGTGTCGATCCAGCCGTGCTCTTCGAGCGGGACGGGCTTCCCGGCTAGGGCGACGGGAACGTTCATGGTCATGCGCTGGCCCTCTCGGCCGCAGTGACGGGTTGGCAGTGGGCGTGGGTGGTGCGGCCGCAGCGGGGGATCATCGGGTCGCCGCATCGGGTACAGCGGACGAAGCCGTCGGTGGCGCGGTCAGGCCCGGCCGGGTCGGCTCGGGGATCGTCCGGGGCATGGCCCTGCTCACCGGAGGGCCCGATCCCCGGAGGTGGGAGAAATACCTCAGCCCCGTCTTGGGATGCATCTTGGGTATTCCCTGGGTTGTTCGGGTCGCGGTGACCCGAACCGTTGGGGTCGCGGTCACCCGAACTCGGTCGGGTCGCGGTGACCCGAACTTCGTCAGTCATACCGTCGGTAAGTTCGGGTCGCGGTGACCCGAACTGGTTCGGGTCGCGGTCCTCCGAACTTCCGTCGTCCCTGACCCATGGCGCAGGCTTCTTCCCGGGCTTACGGGCGGTCCCTTTGAGGTGGTCAGCAGCGGCCGCCCAGTCCGGCCACGGTTGCGCGACGATCACGTACAAGGTGGGCTTGCCGCGCTTTCGTTCCCCCTTGACGGTCACCACCCCGGCCCGGATCGCGGCGTCAAGGTAGCGGCGTGAGTCTTTCTCGCTGGCGCCGGCGGCCCGGGCTATGTCCTGGATGCGGATGGGCTGACGGTCGGCGTGGAAGCGCAGTTCGCCGTTGGCGTTGGCCATAGAGCGCAGGGCGTAGAGCAGTGTGAGAAAGCCGCGCCGTAGGGCGGTGGGCATGTCTCGAGACCACCTCCACGCGAGGGCGTTGCCGAACGCGTGCGGCACGCTGCCGCTCGCCTGCTCCTCAGTGCTCACCTGGATCTTCTCTCTGGCTGGGATGGATCAGGGCATGACGAGGAGGCCCCGGCTCTGGGTGGCTCGGCATGCTTCGCCGCAATACGTGAATTGTACAATGCGACGGACTTACATGTAGAGCTGCCGTGTACCCTAAGCTCATGAGCCAGCCCGCCGAGAAGCGAATGGGTGTGTCCGATGCCCGCGCGAACATGACTGACGTCATTGCCGAAGTACGCCTCCTCGGCACCCCCGTCGTGCTCACCCGGCGCGAAAAGCCCCAAGCTGTGCTCGTGTCGGTCGACGCGTACGACGAGGCGAAGACCATGCGCCGCGTGGTGGAGATGCTGAAAGCCGAGGACGCCGACCTCTACGAGGAACTCCTGGCCAAGGCCAGGGTGAAGGGGCGCACCGTCAAGCTCCACCGACGCAAGGCCGAGGACGACGTCTTCTGACGCGAGCAGCTCACTTCTTCCCAGTGCGGACCCCGCACCGGTGTGCGGGGTTTTGGGATGTTGTGGAATCGTTTCGGCCAGTCCGGGCGGTCACTCGCGTGCGGCGGGCTCGTTCACGGCCCGTTTGTCTGGCCGGGGTGACGTTATTGTCCGGGGCCTTTTCCCGTACGGATGTGTTGACGACCTGCTCGTCGGTCCAGCTGGCCGTCCCGACACGTGCGGTCCCGCGGACGTGCTCGCCGTCGAGCTGCTCGGAGGCAGAGGGCGTGCGCATGTCGACGGTGAGGTGGCTTTTAAGGCGGTTCAACCCCACGCCCGAGCGCGCGGCGCTCGCGGTAATCAGCCGGGGTCGAAACGCGGAGGCCAGCCGCCACGGGAGCCGAGCTTTTGGCGGTTGCTGCCTGGTCGGCCTTGTCTAGAATGGTGCAGCAGATTCCGCGGCGGCACAGGTAGGCGTGGTTCCTGCGGGAGGCGTACGCCTTGTCCGCGCGGACCCGATTGGGACGGACGCGCGGCAGGCCCGGCCCGATGCTGGGCACTCGGACTTTTTCGCCAGTGCTGGTTCGAACTGCGGCGAGTCCCCGCGCTGCGCTGCCGTGGTAACGATCGACGTGGGCCCTTGCTCGATGACCGTGTGGAGCTTGGTGGTGAACCCAGCGCGAGCGTCCCCGTCCCTGATCACCGGGCTCGGAGAAGACACCGCCCGGTGACTCCTTCTGAAGTTCGCCCAGTTTGCGGGCCCCGGCCCGGCCCCATGCTGATAGGCACGTCAAACCGTCGGATCGACGTTCAGCTCCCGCCTGATCGAACCCGACGCGTCAGCCATGGACCGGAGCCGGCGAGGGCCCGGTGCCAGGTGCCGTCCCGCTGCCGTCGGCGGAACAGGTCGTAGATTCGTCTCCACGGCCCGTCCTGGACGGACACGTCCCACCACGCAACACCGGTACGGACCCGGAACCTATG
This genomic interval from Streptomyces sp. NBC_00557 contains the following:
- a CDS encoding helix-turn-helix domain-containing protein translates to MHALPEDHTGVRIARLRRERHLTQKDLSELSGVPYSTLTKTEQGVLPATPHVIAACARAMRVEVSTIVGQPYADELRADELDVLIRPIREALDVYDLGPDPDIRPRRIGELRNEAEALCAAVRAGEIKKVASNVAGLIEEATTAAHAHGGTDGWLTLASLYRTAYDVAAKLGFTDLAQLSLARMDWAAQRGSDAVVGGMYQYLRALTYLREGKYRTGQRLVDLGLSTLGQADDSHERQVVTGQLHLGASVMAGRAHNEDQALAHLAEAERIAAVTGESVKVHWLAFGPTNVKVHRVSVLAELDQYGEAVEASDGLVIPKDWPKSRTSHHWAEVARAQMWTNQLEESFQSLLKARKTAPQQAKYHPTVRETYAGLEAAHRRLPESFLSYGSWLSTSR
- a CDS encoding type II toxin-antitoxin system Phd/YefM family antitoxin; protein product: MSQPAEKRMGVSDARANMTDVIAEVRLLGTPVVLTRREKPQAVLVSVDAYDEAKTMRRVVEMLKAEDADLYEELLAKARVKGRTVKLHRRKAEDDVF
- a CDS encoding ATP-binding protein, with the translated sequence MDERIRVVPRRGDAPPRDQDVWRIGTLRRMAAAKLRFGGCEELMDEAMLIVSELLTNALLHSGTQEIRLRLTLQGGFLRITVDDGVPATIEPRTADDEDEARRGLALIDTLVKENGGKWGSNDQGTSVWCDLRREVESQ